The proteins below are encoded in one region of Oncorhynchus clarkii lewisi isolate Uvic-CL-2024 chromosome 33, UVic_Ocla_1.0, whole genome shotgun sequence:
- the LOC139393114 gene encoding ankyrin repeat and SOCS box protein 13 isoform X1: MAKCDVNTRDDLACTHLAPTDYVAIGILLLFALWLVTVWLAPGCWSERTEVHKAASEGHAAQLQQLIQSGASVNIVAVDSITPLHEACERGQTQCVRLLLDAGAQVDARNTDGSTPLCEACSVGSFDCVRMLLEHGAKVNPTLSSRTTSPLHEACMGGNADVVKIMIAKGASLEAYDLYYGTPLHVACANDHTDCVKALLNAGAKVNYARLHKTALHHAAKVKSVDMIDMLVEFGANIYAKDKNDKKPIDYIDPGSPAALCLEFYESTPLSLQQLSRVTLRTMLGIRALEVVVQLDIPKQIISFLCYH; encoded by the exons ATGGCAAAATGTGATGTCAACACCAGAGATGATCTAGCATGCACTCACCTAGCGCCGACTGATTATGTAGCAATAGGTATTCTCTTGCTATTTGCTCTCTGGCTGGTGACTGTGTGGCTTGCCCCAGGCTGCTGGTCGGAGAGGACCGAGGTGCACAAAGCGGCCTCCGAGGGACATGCTGCCCAGCTGCAGCAACTCATCCAGAGCGGAGCCTCCGTCAACATAGTGGCTGTGGACTCTATCACCCCCCTCCATGAGGCATGTGAAAGGGGGCAGACCCAGTGTGTCAGGCTGCTACTGGATGCTGGAGCACAG gtGGATGCCCGTAACACGGACGGTAGCACCCCTCTGTGTGAGGCCTGCTCGGTCGGGAGCTTTGACTGTGTGCGGATGCTGCTGGAGCATGGAGCCAAGGTGAACCCCACCCTCTCTTCCCGGACCACCTCACCCCTACACGAAGCCTGCATGGGGG GTAATGCTGACGTTGTGAAGATCATGATCGCTAAAGGTGCCAGTCTGGAGGCATATGACCTGTACTATGGGACCCCACTGCATGTGGCGTGTGCCAACGACCACACAGACTGTGTCAAGGCACTACTCAACGCAG GTGCCAAAGTGAATTATGCTCGGCTGCACAAGACGGCCCTGCACCATGCTGCTAAAGTGAAGAGTGTAGACATGATCGACATGCTGGTGGAGTTTGGGGCGAACATCTACGCCAAAGACAAAAACGATAAGAAGCCCATTGACTACATCGATCCCGGTTCTCCCGCTGCACTCTGCTTAGAGTTTTATGAAA GTACTCCATTGAGTCTGCAGCAGCTGAGCAGAGTGACCCTAAGGACGATGCTGGGTATCAGAGCTCTGGAGGTCGTAGTTCAACTGGACATACCAAAGCAAATCATTAGCTTCCTCTGTTACCACTGA
- the LOC139393114 gene encoding ankyrin repeat and SOCS box protein 13 isoform X2 yields the protein MMEVETARPYFFGDIGCWSERTEVHKAASEGHAAQLQQLIQSGASVNIVAVDSITPLHEACERGQTQCVRLLLDAGAQVDARNTDGSTPLCEACSVGSFDCVRMLLEHGAKVNPTLSSRTTSPLHEACMGGNADVVKIMIAKGASLEAYDLYYGTPLHVACANDHTDCVKALLNAGAKVNYARLHKTALHHAAKVKSVDMIDMLVEFGANIYAKDKNDKKPIDYIDPGSPAALCLEFYESTPLSLQQLSRVTLRTMLGIRALEVVVQLDIPKQIISFLCYH from the exons ATGATGGAGGTTGAAACTGCCAGACCATACTTTTTTGGAGACATAG GCTGCTGGTCGGAGAGGACCGAGGTGCACAAAGCGGCCTCCGAGGGACATGCTGCCCAGCTGCAGCAACTCATCCAGAGCGGAGCCTCCGTCAACATAGTGGCTGTGGACTCTATCACCCCCCTCCATGAGGCATGTGAAAGGGGGCAGACCCAGTGTGTCAGGCTGCTACTGGATGCTGGAGCACAG gtGGATGCCCGTAACACGGACGGTAGCACCCCTCTGTGTGAGGCCTGCTCGGTCGGGAGCTTTGACTGTGTGCGGATGCTGCTGGAGCATGGAGCCAAGGTGAACCCCACCCTCTCTTCCCGGACCACCTCACCCCTACACGAAGCCTGCATGGGGG GTAATGCTGACGTTGTGAAGATCATGATCGCTAAAGGTGCCAGTCTGGAGGCATATGACCTGTACTATGGGACCCCACTGCATGTGGCGTGTGCCAACGACCACACAGACTGTGTCAAGGCACTACTCAACGCAG GTGCCAAAGTGAATTATGCTCGGCTGCACAAGACGGCCCTGCACCATGCTGCTAAAGTGAAGAGTGTAGACATGATCGACATGCTGGTGGAGTTTGGGGCGAACATCTACGCCAAAGACAAAAACGATAAGAAGCCCATTGACTACATCGATCCCGGTTCTCCCGCTGCACTCTGCTTAGAGTTTTATGAAA GTACTCCATTGAGTCTGCAGCAGCTGAGCAGAGTGACCCTAAGGACGATGCTGGGTATCAGAGCTCTGGAGGTCGTAGTTCAACTGGACATACCAAAGCAAATCATTAGCTTCCTCTGTTACCACTGA
- the LOC139393113 gene encoding rab GDP dissociation inhibitor beta-like, producing MNEEYDVIVLGTGLTECILSGIMSVKGKKVLHMDRNSYYGAESASITPLEDLYKRFSLPGAPPESMGKGRDWNVDLIPKFLMANGQLVRMLLITQVTRYLDFKVIEGSFVYKKGSIYKVPSTETEALASSLMGLFEKRRFRKFLVFVANFDENDPKTMEGVDPNKTTMRDVFKKFDLGQDVIDFTGHSLALYRTDEYLDLPCMDSLNRIKLYSESLARYGKSPYLYPLYGLGELPQGFARLSAIYGGTYMLNKPIEEIVMEDGKVVGVKSEGEIARCKQLICDPSYLMDRTTKVGQVIRVICIMSHPIKNTSDANSCQIIIPQNQVNRKHDIYVCMISYTHNVAAQGKYVAIVSTTVETDNPEMEVKPAMDLLEPVEQKFVSISDQYAPTDMGAESQIFMSRTYDATTHFETTCDDIKDIYKRMTGTEFDFAEMERKKNDIFGDAADQ from the exons ATGAATGAAGAATACGACGTTATCGTGCTGGGTACCGGACTGACG GAATGCATCCTGTCAGGAATCATGTCGGTGAAGGGGAAGAAGGTCTTGCACATGGACCGGAACTCCTACTACGGGGCAGAGAGTGCCTCCATCACTCCCCTGGAGGAT CTGTATAAACGCTTCAGTCTCCCAGGCGCCCCACCGGAGTCCATGGGAAAAGGCCGGGACTGGAATGTGGACCTCATCCCGAAGTTCCTCATGGCCAACG GTCAGTTGGTCCGCATGCTGCTGATCACACAGGTGACGCGCTACCTGGACTTCAAGGTGATCGAAGGCAGCTTCGTCTACAAAAAGGGCAGCATCTACAAAGTGCCCTCCACCGAGACCGAGGCCCTGGCATCCA GTCTGATGGGGCTGTTTGAGAAACGGCGCTTCAGGAAGTTCCTGGTTTTCGTGGCTAACTTTGATGAAAACGACCCCAAGACCATGGAGGGCGTGGACCCCAACAAGACAACGATGAGGGACGTGTTCAAGAAGTTTGACCTGGGCCAGGACGTCATCGACTTCACAGGACACTCCCTCGCCCTATACCGGACAGACGA GTACCTGGACCTGCCTTGCATGGACTCGCTAAACAGGATCAAGCTGTACAGTGAGTCTCTGGCCAGATATGGCAAGAGTCCGTACCTCTACCCCCTCTACGGCCTGGGGGAGCTGCCCCAAGGGTTCGCCAG ATTAAGTGCTATCTACGGAGGAACCTACATGCTGAACAAGCCCATTGAGGAGATTGTCATGGAGGATGGAAAAGTAGTGGGAGTCAAGTCTGAGGGAGAG ATCGCCCGCTGTAAGCAGCTGATCTGCGATCCCAGCTATCTAATGGACCGCACAACCAAGGTCGGTCAGGTGATCCGGGTCATCTGCATCATGAGCCACCCCATCAAGAACACCAGCGACGCTAACTCCTGCCAGATCATCATCCCCCAGAACCAGGTCAACAGGAAGCACG aTATCTACGTGTGCATGATCTCCTATACCCATAATGTGGCAGCACAGGGGAAGTATGTGGCCATCGTCAGCACCACAGTGGAGACGGACAACCCTGAGATGGAGGTCAAACCAGCCATGGACCTGCTGGAGCCTGTCGAGCAGAA GTTTGTGAGCATCAGTGACCAGTACGCACCAACTGACATGGGTGCTGAAAGCCAG ATCTTCATGTCCCGTACCTACGACGCTACCACCCACTTCGAGACCACCTGCGACGACATCAAGGACATCTACAAGCGGATGACGGGAACCGAATTTGACTTTGCCGAGATGGAGCGCAAGAAGAACGACATCTTCGGCGACGCAGCTGACCAGTAG